DNA sequence from the Acidobacteriota bacterium genome:
GCCTTCGGTCGGACGCGCGCCGAAGAAGGTCAGATTGCCCGCTTTGAAATTGCGCCCGAATTGCACCCCGTCAAAGCTGCGCCCGACGTGTGAGAAGCCGAACGCGCCGATCAGCCGTTGTGAGATGTGATCGCGTTTGACCGTCGCCAGCGTCACATCGGTCGGCAACACTTCCAGGCCATCGTTGAATTCAAAGCGGCCCAGCTTCAGGCTGCTGGCTTTGTCGCCGAACAAACCTTTGAAGCGGACAAAACCCTGTTTGAAAATCAGGCTCGCGTTCTGTTCGCCGCTGCCTGCGAAATACGTTGCGCCAAGACCGAGTTGGCCTTGTGGCGCGGCGGCAATCGAATGTGCCGGTACGTTCATCAGCACGGGCACTTCGCCTTCCAGTTGCCATTCATATTTTTCCTTGCTCTGACTAAAACCGAAACGCAGTTGCGCCGCGCCAAAGGTGTAAGACGGATCGGCCTTGTCGGTCTCGAACCAATCCCAGTTTTCGGCGCGCAAACGCAGGCTGCCCGAAAACGTCACGCTACCTAGTTTGATCGGCGCAGCCGCGGCGGCGGGTTTCGGTGCGGCGACGGGCGCTAGTGTAGGTGTGGCTTTGGCGACGGGGGCGACAGGCGTCGCCGCCACGTTGGCCTGTTGCGCCAGTCCCGCCGATTGACTGAGCGCGACAAGCAAGAGTGCAGTGACGAAATAGCAGAGTTTTTTGGTGGCGTACATAGTTCTAATCCTCCTGCAAAAAGATAAAGCTCACGCCGAACGGATAAGTTGCGCACTCCGTCATTGCGAGCCAATGTGTGTTGGTGGAAAAGGTTGGTGTGTTGAGAGGCGCCGTCAGATGCGATGCTGCGAGTGGTACCGCACCAAGCGTCAAGCCGCCGCGCGTTTGTGCACGGCAAAGGCGTCCATCAGCAGATACAGCAAACGGTCGTGGACTTCGACGTATTCCTTTAGATGGACGATGGAGCGTTTGTCGCGCGGGCCTGGGATGTTGACCTCGATTACTTCGCCAATGACGGCAGCGGGGCCGTTGGTCATCACCACGATCTTGTCGGAAAGAAAGATCGCTTCTTCGATGTCGTGGGTGACGATCAGCACGGTATCGGTTTGGTTTTCGAGCGCGAGCAGCTTGACCAACTCTTCGTGCAGCGACGATTTGGTCAGCGCATCGAGCGCGCCGAAGGGTTCATCCAGCAACAAGACTTCGGGGTGAATGGCGAACGCGCGCGCGATGGCGACGCGCTGTTTCATCCCGCCCGACAGTTGCGCCGGTTTCTTATCGCGATGCTCCCACAGATTGACCTTCTGCAAAAAGCTCTCGACCGTCGCGGCCTTGTCGCGCTTGCTCAATTCGGTACGGACGGAATCCACGGCTTCAAAGATGTTTTGATACACCGTCAGCCAGGGCAGCAGCGAATAGTTTTGAAAGACGATGCCGCGATCCGGCCCCGGCGCGTCAATGGTCACGCCGCCCAACACGATTTCGCCCGCGCTCGGTTTGACTAATCCGCCGATGGCATTGAGCAACGTAGA
Encoded proteins:
- a CDS encoding ABC transporter ATP-binding protein, encoding MNRPPSPVHTTEYLQVRDLTIRFDTPRGPFTAVKNINLTIARGQTVALIGHSGCGKSTLLNAIGGLVKPSAGEIVLGGVTIDAPGPDRGIVFQNYSLLPWLTVYQNIFEAVDSVRTELSKRDKAATVESFLQKVNLWEHRDKKPAQLSGGMKQRVAIARAFAIHPEVLLLDEPFGALDALTKSSLHEELVKLLALENQTDTVLIVTHDIEEAIFLSDKIVVMTNGPAAVIGEVIEVNIPGPRDKRSIVHLKEYVEVHDRLLYLLMDAFAVHKRAAA